The following are encoded together in the Pseudoalteromonas piscicida genome:
- the mraZ gene encoding division/cell wall cluster transcriptional repressor MraZ, translating to MFRGASSLALDDKGRFAVPTKYRQPLLSEDQGTVICTIAINELCLWLYPLSEWLEIETKLSRISNTNPRVRRWQRMLLGHATEYQLDKNGRILLAPSLRSHAQLGKKIMLVGLLNKFEIWDEERWYQQMQADTEIEHSGNFEESPELENFSL from the coding sequence ATGTTTCGAGGTGCAAGTTCGCTAGCTTTGGATGACAAAGGGCGTTTTGCGGTACCAACTAAGTACCGTCAACCGCTGCTGTCCGAAGATCAGGGAACCGTTATTTGTACTATTGCGATCAACGAACTGTGCTTGTGGCTCTACCCACTTTCCGAATGGCTAGAAATTGAGACCAAACTAAGTCGCATCTCTAACACCAACCCCAGAGTGAGACGCTGGCAGCGGATGTTGCTAGGTCATGCTACGGAATACCAGCTAGACAAGAATGGCCGGATTTTACTGGCGCCTTCATTGCGGTCCCATGCGCAATTAGGCAAAAAGATCATGCTAGTTGGGCTACTTAATAAATTTGAAATTTGGGACGAAGAACGCTGGTATCAGCAAATGCAGGCGGATACCGAAATTGAACACTCAGGAAACTTTGAGGAAAGCCCTGAACTGGAAAACTTTTCCTTGTAG
- the murE gene encoding UDP-N-acetylmuramoyl-L-alanyl-D-glutamate--2,6-diaminopimelate ligase, with protein sequence MRDLAQVLSDYGVNIASIEVEHLRIDSRAIEPGDCFVALQGHAQDGAKYAASAVAQGAKCVLAETGSELNIAPEQAIFIDNLANKLAAIAAQFYAYPSKKLKLTGVTGTNGKSTTTAMIANLASLTGGTGAVIGTLGYGQPDDLIPLANTTPSNVDLQRILAFLQQQYDQVAMEVSSHGLVQGRVDECDFDVAVFTNLTRDHLDYHGDMQSYAEAKKLLFTRYAPNHKVINIDDEVGASWVDEFSDDTMVVYGRWSEAHSYQQYVFFDAVSAHPNGLSATLKTSWGECEVCVPLYGEFNLYNLAAAIATLLLQGASLEALSEACSQLAPVAGRMQPFSAPEKPTCIVDYAHTPDALALALQALRAHVPGELICVFGCGGDRDKGKRPEMARAAEKYADKLVITSDNPRSEDPNLIIDDVKAGLIHPEYAVCQPDRGLAIQHAIDLADENSVVLIAGKGHEDYQIIGTERIDFCDRQCVAAILRGEKA encoded by the coding sequence ATGCGTGATTTGGCTCAGGTACTCAGTGATTATGGTGTCAACATTGCCTCTATTGAGGTTGAGCATCTACGTATAGACAGCCGAGCGATTGAGCCGGGTGATTGTTTTGTCGCACTGCAAGGTCATGCCCAAGACGGTGCTAAATATGCCGCCAGTGCCGTAGCACAAGGTGCTAAATGTGTGCTTGCTGAAACGGGAAGTGAGCTTAATATCGCACCAGAGCAAGCGATTTTTATCGATAATCTTGCCAATAAATTGGCTGCAATTGCAGCGCAGTTTTATGCTTACCCGAGTAAAAAGCTCAAACTCACAGGTGTTACTGGCACCAATGGTAAATCTACCACGACAGCGATGATCGCTAATTTAGCAAGCCTAACTGGTGGCACCGGTGCGGTGATAGGTACGCTTGGTTATGGTCAACCTGATGATCTTATTCCGCTGGCAAACACCACACCGTCAAACGTGGATTTACAACGTATTTTGGCGTTTTTACAGCAACAATATGATCAAGTCGCGATGGAAGTATCTTCCCATGGTTTGGTGCAAGGTCGAGTTGATGAATGCGACTTTGATGTGGCTGTTTTCACCAATTTGACGCGCGATCACTTAGATTATCACGGCGATATGCAAAGCTACGCAGAAGCCAAAAAGCTGCTATTCACTCGCTATGCGCCAAATCACAAAGTCATTAACATTGACGACGAAGTTGGCGCAAGCTGGGTCGATGAGTTCAGCGACGACACCATGGTTGTTTACGGTCGCTGGAGTGAAGCGCATAGCTACCAACAATACGTATTCTTTGATGCCGTGTCGGCACACCCAAACGGCTTATCGGCGACGTTAAAAACCAGCTGGGGTGAATGTGAAGTCTGTGTGCCACTGTATGGTGAGTTTAATCTTTATAATTTAGCTGCTGCGATTGCGACTTTACTATTGCAAGGTGCAAGTCTTGAAGCATTAAGCGAAGCATGCAGCCAACTCGCGCCGGTTGCAGGACGCATGCAGCCATTTAGTGCCCCTGAAAAGCCTACCTGTATTGTCGATTATGCCCATACACCAGACGCTTTGGCACTTGCACTACAAGCCTTGCGAGCACATGTACCGGGCGAACTTATCTGTGTGTTTGGTTGCGGTGGTGACAGAGATAAAGGTAAACGTCCCGAAATGGCGCGAGCTGCTGAGAAATATGCAGATAAATTAGTGATCACCAGCGATAATCCACGAAGTGAAGATCCCAATTTAATCATTGATGACGTTAAGGCAGGACTCATCCACCCTGAGTATGCTGTCTGCCAGCCTGATAGAGGGCTAGCCATTCAACACGCGATAGACCTAGCTGATGAAAACAGCGTGGTGCTAATAGCGGGGAAAGGGCACGAGGATTATCAAATTATAGGTACTGAGCGCATTGATTTTTGTGATAGACAATGCGTTGCAGCGATTTTACGAGGGGAAAAGGCATGA
- a CDS encoding peptidoglycan D,D-transpeptidase FtsI family protein — protein sequence MNKPKQKTQSIITWRFALVCGVMLTVFMTLVARAAFLQVIEPDKAIEENEKRTVRVEKLNVQRGMIFDRNGKELAVSVPVVSVYADPLAIDKALAKKVLRKARKEGEDYKALEQNDAELKIRKQAWYDDELRWKELADVLRLKPENVDERLRGDPSRRFVYLKRQVTAVVANYIRQMRLPGVHLLDESKRFYPSGEVTAHMIGVTDIDGKGIEGVERMFDSALTGTAGKRTIRKDAQGREVQVLSEEQRVEPEDVYLSIDLRIQAIAYRALKSAVLSYKATSGSAMVVDVHTGEILALVNSPSFNPNDLSTAAPYKRRNRAMTDLFEPGSTLKPLAVLAGLNYGAVKATDTIDTYPGWMNLSGGLVKDTRNNGELSLREILKISSNMGVAKISQMLPKEYFINLYQEVGFGEPTGSNMIGESAGLFYPNRRWSNFEIATLSYGYAVSVSTAQMARLYAMFGAGGILRPLTIVKQDEIPEGKRIFSEQDTYAVVEMMESVFERGGTAHNVKVDGYRAAGKTGTSEKAVAGGYGDEYVGYFAGVAPVSDPRLAVVVMVNEPAGDVYYGGQTAGPAFAEIMSNALRILNVAPDKERVAYISGADNDA from the coding sequence ATGAATAAACCGAAGCAAAAAACTCAATCTATTATCACCTGGCGCTTTGCTTTAGTTTGCGGTGTGATGCTAACCGTATTTATGACCCTTGTGGCACGCGCTGCATTTTTGCAAGTAATTGAGCCTGACAAGGCAATTGAAGAAAATGAAAAGCGCACCGTGCGGGTAGAGAAACTCAATGTACAACGAGGCATGATCTTCGACCGCAATGGCAAAGAGCTGGCGGTGAGTGTGCCAGTAGTGAGTGTCTATGCTGATCCCCTAGCTATTGATAAGGCGCTTGCCAAAAAAGTGCTGCGTAAAGCCCGTAAAGAAGGTGAAGATTATAAAGCACTGGAGCAAAACGACGCTGAGCTGAAAATACGAAAACAAGCTTGGTATGATGATGAGCTCAGGTGGAAAGAGCTTGCAGATGTGCTCAGACTCAAACCAGAAAATGTCGATGAACGGCTTCGGGGAGACCCAAGCCGTCGTTTTGTCTATTTGAAGCGTCAAGTGACGGCGGTTGTCGCCAACTATATTCGTCAAATGCGTCTGCCGGGCGTGCACTTGCTTGACGAGTCCAAACGCTTCTATCCAAGTGGTGAAGTAACGGCGCACATGATTGGTGTAACGGATATCGATGGTAAAGGTATCGAAGGTGTCGAGCGCATGTTTGACTCTGCATTAACCGGAACGGCTGGTAAACGCACCATTCGTAAAGATGCGCAAGGTCGTGAAGTGCAAGTGCTCTCAGAAGAGCAGCGTGTTGAGCCTGAAGATGTTTACTTGAGTATCGACTTACGGATCCAAGCCATTGCCTATCGAGCATTGAAATCAGCAGTACTGAGCTACAAAGCAACGTCAGGATCGGCGATGGTTGTTGATGTTCACACTGGCGAGATTCTAGCCTTAGTGAATAGCCCAAGCTTTAATCCTAATGACCTAAGTACTGCAGCACCTTATAAACGTCGTAATCGCGCCATGACTGACTTATTTGAGCCCGGTTCAACATTAAAGCCTTTAGCGGTATTAGCGGGTTTAAATTATGGTGCGGTTAAGGCAACAGACACGATAGATACTTATCCTGGTTGGATGAACTTAAGCGGTGGCTTAGTGAAAGACACACGCAATAATGGTGAGCTGAGCTTAAGAGAAATCCTTAAAATTTCCAGTAACATGGGTGTTGCGAAGATCTCGCAAATGCTACCAAAAGAATATTTTATCAATTTATACCAAGAAGTGGGCTTTGGTGAGCCAACCGGCTCAAATATGATTGGTGAAAGCGCTGGTCTATTTTATCCAAACCGCCGTTGGTCTAACTTTGAAATAGCAACACTATCCTATGGTTATGCGGTATCAGTAAGCACAGCACAGATGGCAAGACTTTACGCTATGTTTGGAGCGGGAGGCATCTTGCGACCACTCACCATTGTGAAGCAGGATGAAATCCCTGAAGGTAAGCGCATTTTTAGCGAACAAGATACGTACGCAGTGGTAGAAATGATGGAATCAGTATTTGAACGTGGTGGGACAGCTCACAACGTAAAGGTTGATGGATACCGTGCCGCTGGTAAAACAGGGACTTCAGAAAAAGCGGTCGCGGGTGGCTATGGTGATGAGTATGTTGGTTATTTCGCAGGTGTTGCACCGGTAAGCGACCCTAGGCTTGCCGTTGTGGTGATGGTGAATGAACCTGCGGGAGACGTTTACTATGGAGGTCAAACCGCAGGACCTGCTTTTGCTGAAATTATGTCTAATGCACTGAGGATTTTAAACGTAGCACCTGATAAAGAGCGTGTGGCTTATATTTCTGGAGCAGATAACGATGCGTGA
- a CDS encoding UDP-N-acetylmuramoyl-tripeptide--D-alanyl-D-alanine ligase: MIKMDFSWLAAVLKTPYDGENLAVANINTDTRTIQSGEVFLALKGPNFDGHRFLAVAKAQGAIAAIVSEHDEEIDLPQFVVADTRIALGQIGRAVIETVAPKTIAITGSVGKTTVKEMCAAILAQKGKVLATKGNFNNDIGVPLTLLRLSEDDEYAVIELGANHLGEIAYTTALVSPDVATVCNVAPAHIEGFGSIDGVGKAKGEIFSGLKADGVAVINADSDYAQMWQESLTVSKVKRYSLNAQLDIWVEAIELDELARPTFTLCQGEERTTISLPLSGQHNVGNALIAAALTTELGASLSEVATGLGQMAEVKGRVNMIQVSDTLRVVDDTYNANVKSVNAAIDLLASMSGYKVLALGDMAELGEDAREYHREVGEYAKQQGIDELFSLGVLSSSASNVFEKPNRHFSTRENLMKALRLVLAEQSGQCTVIVKGSRSARMELLVEELVNAGQSDSETGEVSC; this comes from the coding sequence ATGATCAAGATGGATTTTTCTTGGCTTGCAGCAGTCTTAAAAACCCCTTACGACGGGGAGAATTTGGCAGTCGCCAATATTAATACTGATACCAGAACAATACAGTCTGGTGAGGTGTTCTTAGCACTTAAAGGGCCTAACTTTGACGGCCACCGCTTTTTGGCTGTGGCCAAAGCGCAAGGTGCTATTGCAGCTATTGTTTCTGAGCACGATGAAGAGATCGATTTACCACAGTTTGTTGTTGCAGATACGCGCATTGCTTTAGGCCAAATTGGTCGAGCAGTAATTGAAACCGTTGCCCCTAAAACCATTGCTATTACCGGCAGTGTCGGTAAAACCACAGTGAAAGAAATGTGTGCGGCGATTTTGGCGCAAAAAGGCAAAGTCCTTGCGACGAAAGGTAATTTTAATAACGACATCGGGGTACCGTTGACGCTATTGCGCTTAAGTGAGGATGACGAATACGCGGTGATAGAACTTGGCGCTAACCACTTGGGTGAGATTGCTTATACCACAGCATTAGTGAGCCCAGACGTGGCGACAGTGTGTAATGTCGCACCAGCCCACATCGAAGGGTTTGGTTCAATTGATGGCGTAGGAAAAGCGAAAGGTGAGATTTTCTCAGGCCTAAAAGCTGACGGTGTTGCAGTCATCAATGCGGATAGTGATTATGCTCAGATGTGGCAGGAAAGCTTAACTGTTTCTAAAGTGAAACGTTATAGCTTAAATGCTCAGCTTGATATTTGGGTGGAAGCAATCGAGTTGGATGAGCTAGCTCGCCCTACCTTTACGCTATGCCAGGGTGAAGAGCGTACCACCATTAGTTTACCGCTTAGTGGCCAGCACAATGTTGGCAATGCGCTGATTGCGGCCGCATTGACAACCGAACTTGGCGCAAGCTTAAGTGAGGTGGCAACGGGTCTTGGACAAATGGCTGAAGTAAAGGGCCGCGTCAACATGATCCAAGTCTCGGACACGCTGCGTGTCGTCGATGACACCTACAATGCGAATGTGAAATCTGTCAACGCGGCGATTGATTTACTGGCGTCTATGTCTGGCTATAAAGTATTGGCGTTGGGTGATATGGCAGAACTAGGTGAAGATGCCCGCGAATATCACCGTGAAGTCGGCGAGTATGCTAAGCAGCAAGGCATTGATGAATTGTTTTCATTGGGGGTGCTGAGTAGTAGCGCAAGCAATGTATTCGAAAAGCCAAATCGTCATTTCTCGACTCGCGAGAATTTAATGAAGGCGTTACGGCTTGTATTGGCCGAACAATCAGGACAATGTACCGTTATCGTTAAAGGATCACGTAGTGCGCGGATGGAACTGCTCGTTGAAGAATTAGTAAACGCTGGCCAGTCGGATAGCGAGACAGGAGAAGTATCATGTTAG
- the mraY gene encoding phospho-N-acetylmuramoyl-pentapeptide-transferase has translation MLVWLAEYLTQYYSGFNVFSYLTLRAILGILTALLISLYFGPKLIAALQRMQIGQTVRDDGPESHLSKSGTPTMGGLLILAAIFTSTLLWGDLSNKYVWVTLFVIGSLGIVGFVDDYRKVIRKDSKGLIARWKYFWQSVIAISTAAFLYFTSTSAAETTLVVPFLKDVLPQLGLFYLVMSYFVIVGTSNAVNLTDGLDGLAIVPTILVASALAIIAYVTGNANFSSYLHIPHLPLTSELVVVCTAIVGAGLGFLWFNTYPAQVFMGDVGSLALGGALGIIAILVRQELVLIIMGGVFVMEALSVILQVGSYKLRGQRIFRMAPIHHHYELKGWPEPRVIVRFWIISIILVLAGLATLKIR, from the coding sequence ATGTTAGTTTGGCTAGCCGAGTATCTTACCCAATATTATTCTGGGTTTAACGTATTTTCTTACCTTACTTTGAGGGCGATTTTAGGCATTTTAACGGCCTTACTGATTTCGTTGTATTTTGGCCCTAAACTCATCGCTGCATTGCAGCGTATGCAGATTGGTCAGACCGTACGTGATGATGGCCCGGAGTCGCATTTATCCAAGTCGGGTACCCCAACCATGGGTGGACTCTTGATTCTGGCTGCGATCTTTACCAGTACGCTACTGTGGGGCGACCTTAGCAACAAATATGTATGGGTGACGTTATTTGTTATTGGCAGCTTAGGTATTGTTGGGTTCGTGGATGATTACCGCAAGGTGATCAGAAAAGACAGTAAAGGCCTAATTGCACGTTGGAAATACTTTTGGCAGTCGGTTATTGCGATCTCTACGGCGGCATTTTTGTACTTTACGTCCACCAGCGCTGCAGAAACCACGTTAGTTGTACCATTTTTGAAAGATGTATTACCACAACTTGGTTTGTTCTATTTAGTCATGAGCTACTTTGTGATTGTGGGTACGTCAAACGCAGTTAATTTAACAGATGGTTTGGATGGACTCGCCATTGTTCCGACCATTTTGGTTGCTTCTGCACTTGCCATCATTGCTTACGTGACTGGTAACGCGAATTTCTCAAGCTACCTTCATATTCCTCATTTACCACTCACAAGTGAATTGGTTGTGGTATGTACGGCGATTGTTGGCGCAGGTCTTGGTTTCTTATGGTTTAACACCTATCCGGCACAAGTTTTTATGGGCGATGTAGGTTCATTGGCGTTGGGTGGTGCACTCGGGATCATCGCTATTTTAGTACGCCAAGAGTTAGTGCTGATTATTATGGGTGGTGTATTTGTGATGGAGGCATTATCCGTCATTTTACAGGTAGGGTCTTACAAACTCAGAGGTCAGCGGATCTTTAGAATGGCCCCTATTCACCATCATTACGAATTAAAAGGATGGCCTGAGCCGCGCGTGATAGTCCGTTTTTGGATCATCTCGATTATCTTGGTTTTGGCCGGTCTTGCGACGTTGAAGATTAGATAA
- the rsmH gene encoding 16S rRNA (cytosine(1402)-N(4))-methyltransferase RsmH, with amino-acid sequence MSEEFKHISVLMTETLDALAINPEGTYIDGTFGRGGHSGEILKRLSTGRLQAIDQDPQAIKAAEKFADDARFSIARSRFSQIKSVAEQAGILGQVDGILLDIGVSSPQLDDADRGFSFMKDGPLDMRMDPDSGRSAAQWLAEAELEEMVFVIKKYGEEKFATRIARKIIEVREHTAITTTAQLAQLIDEAVPVKDKHKHPATRTFQAIRIYINSELEEIQTALQASLEVLKPGGRLVVISFHSLEDRIVKQFIKKQSKGEAIPRGLPLTDEQLKQNLTLKAVGKAIKPSDAEIAQNPRSRSSVLRVAEKL; translated from the coding sequence ATGAGCGAAGAGTTTAAGCATATTTCGGTACTAATGACCGAAACCCTAGATGCCTTAGCAATTAACCCTGAAGGTACATATATCGACGGGACCTTTGGTCGTGGTGGGCACTCGGGTGAAATCCTCAAAAGATTGTCGACTGGGCGTTTACAAGCGATAGATCAAGATCCGCAAGCGATTAAGGCAGCTGAAAAGTTTGCCGATGATGCACGTTTTTCGATTGCGCGCAGTCGTTTCTCGCAAATTAAATCCGTCGCGGAACAAGCCGGTATTTTAGGTCAGGTTGATGGTATCTTATTGGACATCGGTGTGTCTTCACCTCAGCTTGATGATGCAGACCGTGGCTTTAGTTTTATGAAAGACGGCCCACTGGATATGCGTATGGATCCAGATTCAGGCCGCAGCGCTGCGCAGTGGTTAGCTGAAGCTGAACTCGAAGAAATGGTGTTTGTGATCAAAAAGTATGGCGAAGAAAAATTTGCCACCCGTATTGCTCGTAAAATCATTGAAGTGCGTGAGCACACCGCGATTACAACTACAGCGCAATTAGCGCAATTGATTGATGAAGCTGTGCCTGTCAAAGACAAACACAAGCATCCTGCGACTCGCACTTTCCAAGCTATCCGTATTTATATTAACAGCGAGTTAGAAGAAATTCAGACTGCATTGCAAGCGTCACTCGAGGTGTTAAAGCCTGGTGGCCGTTTAGTGGTGATCTCGTTCCACTCTTTAGAAGATCGCATTGTAAAGCAGTTTATCAAGAAGCAGAGTAAGGGAGAGGCGATACCCAGAGGTCTGCCTTTAACGGATGAACAACTTAAACAAAATCTCACCTTAAAGGCAGTGGGTAAAGCCATTAAGCCTAGCGATGCGGAGATTGCACAAAACCCACGCTCGCGAAGCTCAGTATTAAGAGTGGCGGAGAAGCTTTAA
- a CDS encoding EAL domain-containing protein encodes MGGIILKSSIQFRFYRLLVLLCLPCLIIILFLLCEQRQQALTQQSQQALYYAKQVAAIQQVELADTEQVLQQLSTRIDHLTVEHGKCPPLLYHAMLLSPNLANLGIVDAQGNVLCTTHQADQREINIADRSYFKVAMRTAQFSIGEYQIDRSMQRATVNFALPIYDDQQQFLFMLVAVKGLTHWSQTLAKLPLPVGTRVMIADAKAQIIAQYPAANAELGRAVSSSWPSNLSTHATLLKTPEGNRLVYVKQSLNNSNRALQIYFSFDFESQLSSIDKRFALFLGVFFALVCILFWQTHWQLKQQLLKPLGALKHAIAKLESGKQDSRFDATKVPSEFEHIAERFAHMAQTRLAAEDNANHRLAVVKALINALPDSYVRLDQQAQILSRYGDYTDKAQTLRELLPEHIYKRIRAELALLNDKTYVQLEFSPTSNQVVECRLCAIESHPQALLIFRDISQRKHQEEALNLAALVYNNSSECMIITDANGFILDVNLAFTRVTGYSRSEVLGKSTAMLGSGQHDRSFYELMWQQLNEHGRWQGEIVNRKKNGELYTEWLTIDSVYDSNREIYRRVAIFTDITEVKRKDALIWKQAHFDELTDLHNRVGLKKHLKKQVASGQQQTAVLLLDLDNFKDINDTLGHYYGDLLLKLVAQRLKSIAPHAFLSRIGGDEFVFVLEDDEHKAKCKALAAQIQSAFKQPFEIKDEQCHITASIGIATAPTDGNGAEALLKAADQAMYRAKQQGRNGYVIFDDTLRKVAESRMQMLKGIRAALHKNQFEMHYQPIVSLDDNRVAKAEALIRWRHPEQGMVSPAEFIPLAEETQLIHHIGDLAFAQSVDTLTQLQHLGHTTQISINVSPVQFAAKNCTLASWSDKLTTLAIPAEHVVLEVTEGMMMHNDSRTKQRVERLKQQGFQFALDDFGTGYSSLAYLKQLDCHFVKIDKRFVDGIATNADDLTLCETIILMAHRLGLKVIAEGVETATQHQLLKQAGCDFGQGYYYSKPLPQREFLTLMTEKSHITVA; translated from the coding sequence ATGGGTGGGATTATTCTGAAATCTTCAATACAGTTTCGATTTTATCGCTTACTAGTTCTACTTTGCCTGCCATGTCTGATCATTATTTTATTTCTATTATGTGAGCAACGTCAGCAGGCATTAACACAACAGTCACAACAGGCGCTGTATTACGCCAAACAAGTTGCGGCGATCCAACAGGTAGAACTCGCAGATACAGAACAAGTATTACAGCAACTATCGACCCGTATTGACCATCTTACTGTAGAGCACGGCAAGTGCCCGCCGCTGCTTTATCATGCGATGCTGCTCAGCCCCAACCTAGCTAACCTTGGTATTGTTGACGCGCAAGGGAACGTACTTTGTACTACGCATCAAGCAGATCAACGTGAGATCAATATCGCCGATCGTAGTTACTTTAAAGTTGCAATGCGTACTGCGCAATTTAGTATTGGTGAATATCAAATTGACCGCAGCATGCAGCGTGCAACGGTCAACTTTGCGCTACCGATATACGATGATCAACAACAATTTTTGTTTATGCTTGTTGCGGTGAAAGGCCTAACGCATTGGAGCCAGACTCTCGCAAAACTGCCTCTTCCTGTTGGTACTCGGGTGATGATTGCCGATGCTAAAGCGCAAATCATTGCGCAATATCCAGCTGCAAATGCTGAACTTGGCCGTGCTGTTAGCAGTTCTTGGCCCAGCAATTTAAGCACACACGCAACACTACTAAAGACCCCTGAAGGCAACCGCTTGGTGTATGTAAAGCAATCACTCAATAACAGCAACCGAGCTTTACAAATCTATTTTAGTTTCGATTTTGAGTCCCAATTGAGCAGTATCGACAAGCGTTTTGCGCTTTTTTTAGGTGTCTTCTTTGCGCTTGTGTGTATTTTGTTTTGGCAAACTCACTGGCAATTAAAACAACAACTTTTAAAACCGCTTGGTGCACTCAAACATGCTATTGCAAAGCTTGAATCGGGCAAGCAAGACTCCCGTTTTGACGCTACCAAAGTACCCAGCGAGTTTGAGCATATCGCCGAACGCTTTGCTCATATGGCGCAAACACGCCTAGCCGCTGAAGACAATGCAAATCATAGACTTGCCGTTGTAAAAGCCTTGATTAATGCACTCCCCGATAGCTATGTGCGCTTAGATCAGCAGGCTCAGATCTTATCTCGCTATGGTGATTATACCGATAAGGCACAAACGCTTAGAGAGTTACTCCCAGAACATATCTATAAGCGGATCCGAGCAGAACTTGCTCTGCTAAACGATAAAACCTATGTGCAACTTGAGTTTTCTCCAACCAGCAATCAAGTGGTTGAATGTCGCCTGTGCGCCATTGAATCACACCCTCAGGCGTTGTTGATTTTCCGCGATATTAGCCAACGTAAGCATCAAGAAGAGGCATTAAACCTTGCAGCATTGGTGTACAACAATAGTAGTGAGTGCATGATCATCACGGATGCCAATGGCTTTATCTTAGACGTCAACCTCGCCTTTACGCGTGTAACTGGTTACTCACGCTCAGAGGTGCTAGGTAAGTCCACTGCCATGTTGGGGTCGGGTCAACACGACCGTAGCTTTTACGAGTTAATGTGGCAGCAGCTTAACGAACATGGCCGTTGGCAAGGTGAGATTGTCAACCGTAAGAAAAATGGCGAGCTCTACACCGAATGGCTAACTATTGATAGCGTTTATGATAGCAACCGTGAGATCTATCGCCGCGTCGCGATCTTCACCGATATTACCGAAGTTAAGCGTAAAGATGCGCTGATCTGGAAACAAGCACATTTTGACGAATTAACCGATCTTCACAACCGTGTAGGACTTAAAAAGCACTTAAAAAAGCAGGTTGCCAGCGGACAACAACAAACCGCCGTGCTGTTACTCGATCTCGACAACTTCAAGGATATTAACGACACTTTAGGCCATTATTACGGCGACTTACTATTAAAGTTAGTCGCACAACGTTTAAAGAGTATAGCTCCGCATGCGTTTTTATCCCGCATTGGAGGTGATGAGTTTGTCTTTGTGTTGGAGGATGACGAACATAAAGCAAAGTGCAAAGCACTAGCAGCTCAGATCCAGTCCGCATTCAAACAGCCGTTTGAGATCAAAGATGAGCAGTGTCATATCACCGCAAGTATAGGAATTGCCACCGCACCAACAGATGGTAATGGTGCAGAAGCCCTATTAAAGGCTGCAGACCAAGCAATGTATCGAGCAAAGCAGCAAGGTCGTAATGGCTACGTGATTTTTGACGATACCTTACGTAAAGTCGCGGAATCTAGAATGCAAATGCTCAAAGGTATTCGTGCTGCGCTACACAAAAATCAATTTGAAATGCACTACCAGCCAATCGTATCACTTGACGATAATCGCGTCGCCAAAGCCGAGGCTTTGATCCGCTGGCGACACCCAGAGCAAGGTATGGTTAGTCCGGCTGAGTTTATTCCATTAGCCGAAGAAACCCAGCTCATTCATCATATTGGTGATTTAGCATTTGCGCAGTCCGTTGATACGCTGACGCAACTGCAGCACTTAGGTCATACGACACAAATTAGCATCAATGTGTCACCAGTCCAATTTGCCGCTAAAAATTGCACCTTAGCAAGTTGGAGTGACAAACTCACGACGCTTGCGATCCCCGCTGAGCACGTAGTGTTAGAAGTCACGGAAGGCATGATGATGCACAATGATAGCCGTACTAAGCAGCGGGTTGAACGCTTAAAGCAGCAAGGTTTTCAATTTGCGTTAGATGACTTTGGTACGGGTTACTCGTCACTTGCGTATCTAAAACAATTAGATTGTCACTTTGTGAAAATTGATAAACGCTTCGTCGATGGCATTGCAACCAATGCAGATGATTTAACCCTGTGTGAAACCATTATTTTGATGGCCCACCGACTGGGCTTAAAAGTCATTGCAGAAGGCGTTGAAACCGCGACTCAGCATCAGCTATTAAAACAAGCTGGATGTGATTTCGGCCAAGGTTATTACTATTCGAAACCGCTACCACAGCGTGAGTTTCTGACCTTAATGACAGAAAAAAGCCACATTACTGTGGCTTAG
- the ftsL gene encoding cell division protein FtsL, with protein MNAGKQRQPNLFAEIGYYIIANKLTAFLLLTILISALAVVQITHLTRQQLIQQDELLQQRDELDLQWRYLVVEEEFYSQHARIEEIAKMQLEMKRPTSKDEQVIVLP; from the coding sequence ATGAATGCAGGTAAGCAACGTCAACCGAATCTATTTGCAGAAATTGGCTATTACATCATTGCTAATAAGTTGACGGCATTCTTGCTACTTACAATTTTGATTTCTGCACTCGCCGTAGTGCAAATTACCCATTTAACTCGCCAACAGTTGATACAGCAGGATGAGTTATTACAACAGCGCGATGAGTTAGACCTACAATGGCGTTACCTCGTTGTGGAAGAAGAGTTTTACTCGCAGCACGCAAGGATAGAAGAGATAGCGAAGATGCAGCTAGAGATGAAACGCCCAACTAGTAAAGATGAACAGGTGATTGTGCTGCCATGA